One genomic window of SAR202 cluster bacterium includes the following:
- the rpsI gene encoding 30S ribosomal protein S9, which yields MNQQSYYYGTGRRKTAVARVRVYMERGPIVVNGKPFEEAFPWEQWQTVITSPFKVTDTVGQFRVVAKVDGGGVVSQAGALRHGIARALETADPNLRASLKKAGFITRDSREKESKKYGLKRARKAKQYSKR from the coding sequence GTGAACCAGCAGAGCTACTATTATGGGACCGGCCGGCGCAAGACAGCTGTAGCCCGCGTTAGGGTATATATGGAGCGCGGCCCCATCGTTGTGAACGGCAAGCCGTTTGAAGAGGCCTTCCCCTGGGAGCAGTGGCAGACCGTGATTACATCCCCTTTCAAAGTCACAGACACGGTCGGGCAGTTCAGGGTCGTTGCCAAGGTAGACGGCGGCGGCGTCGTCAGCCAGGCCGGGGCCCTGCGGCACGGCATCGCCCGCGCTCTCGAGACGGCAGACCCCAACCTCCGCGCATCTCTCAAGAAGGCGGGCTTCATCACCCGCGATTCTCGTGAGAAGGAGAGCAAGAAGTACGGTCTGAAGCGCGCCCGCAAGGCCAAGCAGTACAGCAAGCGATGA
- the rplM gene encoding 50S ribosomal protein L13 translates to MATNIHPHWTRVSDVKAAWHVVDASGKNLGRLSTEIATLLTGKNKPSYVPYLNTGDFVVVINAEKIQVTGAKLDKKVYYRHSGFHGGLKTQTLAELHTKYPARVLKHSIKGMLPKNAVGKNMLSRVKIYTGSEHPHAAQVNASNKAAQPSETPATASAS, encoded by the coding sequence ATGGCAACGAACATACATCCGCACTGGACACGGGTCTCGGACGTTAAGGCTGCGTGGCACGTTGTGGATGCGTCAGGCAAGAACCTCGGACGGCTCTCGACCGAGATCGCAACGCTGCTCACGGGCAAGAACAAGCCAAGCTATGTGCCGTACCTGAACACCGGCGACTTCGTGGTGGTGATCAACGCGGAGAAGATACAGGTCACCGGCGCCAAGCTGGACAAGAAGGTCTACTACCGGCACAGCGGCTTCCACGGCGGTCTGAAGACGCAGACACTGGCCGAGCTGCATACCAAGTACCCTGCTCGCGTACTTAAGCACTCCATCAAGGGAATGCTTCCCAAGAACGCAGTCGGGAAGAACATGCTCTCACGTGTCAAGATCTACACCGGCAGCGAGCACCCGCACGCCGCCCAGGTCAACGCATCAAACAAGGCCGCGCAGCCGTCCGAGACGCCTGCCACGGCTTCGGCATCCTAG
- the truA gene encoding tRNA pseudouridine(38-40) synthase TruA has protein sequence MRLALVVEYDGTAYSGFQHQAKAPSVQQQLERAINNLTGEFVRVKGAGRTDAGVHALGQVVAFDTSSRHGLATFQKALNHYLPADISVKWVGAAPDDFDPRRHARSRRYRYVIYCAAARSPLLRRITHHVSARLDVGAMRTGAAMFEGVHDFAGFAAPLARRDASTVREVFEAGVVTQPPLLTFEVEGNAFLPHQVRRMAGALVDVGLGKITPVQLKAMIDRTPVDCVARALPPEGLCLIRVNYDDFRLKVGETDGNEHTSALDTGLGR, from the coding sequence ATGAGGCTCGCGCTGGTAGTCGAGTACGACGGCACCGCCTACAGCGGTTTCCAGCACCAGGCGAAAGCCCCCTCGGTCCAACAGCAACTCGAGAGGGCAATTAACAACCTCACCGGGGAATTTGTAAGAGTTAAAGGGGCGGGGAGAACTGACGCCGGGGTACACGCCCTGGGCCAGGTCGTAGCGTTCGACACCTCGTCGCGGCATGGGCTGGCGACGTTCCAAAAGGCGCTTAATCACTACCTGCCAGCCGACATATCAGTGAAATGGGTGGGCGCCGCTCCGGATGATTTCGATCCGCGGCGGCATGCCCGAAGCCGCAGGTACAGGTATGTGATATACTGCGCTGCGGCCAGATCGCCCCTCCTCAGGCGAATCACGCATCACGTATCAGCCCGGCTGGATGTGGGGGCTATGCGGACTGGGGCGGCGATGTTCGAAGGTGTGCACGACTTTGCAGGTTTTGCGGCCCCTTTGGCGCGCAGGGACGCAAGCACCGTCAGGGAAGTGTTTGAGGCCGGCGTGGTTACGCAGCCTCCCCTGCTGACCTTTGAGGTCGAAGGGAACGCCTTCCTGCCGCACCAGGTGCGCCGTATGGCCGGCGCGCTGGTGGATGTGGGACTGGGGAAAATCACCCCGGTCCAGTTAAAAGCGATGATAGACAGGACGCCGGTAGATTGCGTGGCGCGAGCGCTTCCTCCGGAAGGCCTCTGTCTAATCAGGGTAAATTACGACGATTTCCGCTTAAAGGTTGGTGAGACAGATGGCAACGAACATACATCCGCACTGGACACGGGTCTCGGACGTTAA
- a CDS encoding 50S ribosomal protein L17 has translation MRHGLSGRKLGRPTNERIAILKLGVASLIQHESIQTTEPKAKEIRRMAEKLITRSKGGTLHDRRMVAAVITDEKVVTKLFEVIGPRYKTRPGGYTRIMKTEPRKGDAAPMAILELVPEGK, from the coding sequence GTGAGACACGGTCTTTCAGGGCGAAAGCTGGGACGCCCAACCAACGAAAGAATTGCAATACTGAAGCTGGGGGTAGCCTCCCTCATTCAGCACGAGTCAATACAGACCACCGAGCCCAAGGCCAAAGAGATCCGCCGCATGGCGGAGAAGCTCATAACCCGCAGCAAGGGTGGCACGCTGCACGATCGCCGCATGGTCGCTGCGGTCATCACCGACGAGAAGGTAGTGACGAAGCTGTTCGAAGTGATCGGCCCGCGCTACAAGACGCGGCCGGGTGGGTACACCCGCATCATGAAGACCGAGCCGCGCAAGGGCGATGCCGCGCCGATGGCCATTCTTGAGCTGGTGCCGGAAGGCAAGTAG
- a CDS encoding DNA-directed RNA polymerase subunit alpha codes for MVNFQSFAFKDASAEEQGRDPVSQIKVVDADDRYGKFVAEPLPQGYGNTLGAPLRRVLFSSLPGTAITWVKIDSVLHEYATIPHVKEQVSDFLLNVKGIRLKSEVDRRGKLRLEVAGQGEVSAGDIMASSEFEIVNPELHLATLDSDDANLSVEFNVERGKGYSEASRGDGLPIGVLPVDAIFSPVRKVNYKVEPVRVGHRTDFERLTLEIWTDGSIAPVDALRQAGKILVDQFFLFANAQKASESSEEGTPIRLKISPEQYNVPVERLDLSSRTLNCLKRAGIDKVGQVLEMKRSALLQIRNFGEKSLNELYDRLREMNLLPAEIDPENQQEEK; via the coding sequence CCGAGGAACAGGGACGCGATCCTGTTTCCCAGATCAAGGTCGTCGATGCCGACGACCGGTATGGGAAATTTGTCGCGGAGCCCCTTCCCCAGGGCTACGGCAACACGTTGGGCGCCCCGCTGAGGCGCGTGCTGTTCAGCTCGCTCCCCGGAACCGCTATCACCTGGGTGAAGATAGACAGCGTCCTTCACGAGTACGCCACCATTCCCCACGTCAAGGAGCAGGTCTCCGATTTTCTCCTGAACGTTAAGGGCATTCGCCTGAAGTCCGAAGTGGACCGGAGGGGCAAGCTCCGCCTTGAAGTTGCGGGGCAAGGCGAGGTCAGCGCCGGGGACATCATGGCCTCCTCCGAGTTCGAGATCGTTAACCCGGAGCTTCATCTGGCAACGCTGGACTCGGACGATGCAAATCTCTCCGTTGAGTTCAACGTAGAGCGCGGCAAAGGCTATTCCGAGGCCTCGCGCGGCGACGGCCTGCCGATTGGCGTCCTGCCGGTGGATGCTATCTTCAGCCCCGTTCGCAAGGTCAACTACAAGGTTGAGCCGGTGCGCGTGGGCCATCGCACTGATTTCGAGCGGCTGACGCTTGAAATCTGGACCGACGGATCGATCGCGCCCGTGGACGCTCTGCGCCAGGCCGGTAAGATTCTGGTCGACCAGTTCTTCCTGTTCGCGAATGCGCAGAAGGCGTCCGAAAGCAGCGAAGAGGGCACACCCATTCGCCTCAAGATCTCACCGGAGCAGTACAACGTCCCTGTGGAGAGGCTTGACCTTTCGTCCAGGACTCTGAACTGCCTGAAGCGCGCAGGTATAGACAAGGTGGGGCAGGTGCTGGAGATGAAGCGGTCAGCGCTCCTCCAGATCAGGAACTTCGGCGAGAAGTCACTGAACGAACTCTATGACAGGCTGCGCGAGATGAACCTGCTGCCCGCGGAGATAGACCCGGAGAACCAGCAGGAAGAGAAATAA